The window AAAGGGTTTGAGCGAACGAAGCGTCATCTGGAAACACGCGTTTCGTAACGCGATGTTACCATTGATAACGATCATCGGGCTGTCATTTCCATTTCTGCTCAGCGGCGCGGTGATCACGGAAGTTATTTTTGCCTGGCCCGGCATGGGGCGCGTCACTATCGACGCTATTTTTTCGAGAGATTATCCGCTTATCATTGCGAATACTTTTGTAGCAGGAACTATGGTGATCGGAGGAAATTTACTTGCTGACGTTTTGTATGCGGTTGCCGATCCTCGCGTCAGGTTAAAATAGCATGGAACTTTATGCTTTAGGGCGCGTTGTTGTAATCAAAAAGAGAGGGGCATGTACTTGACTTTGTTTGCCTTTTTCTGTAAAATAAAATGGTGTAATTGAAAGGCGACTTATGAAAAACCTCGGTTTCTTTTTTGTCATGATCCTGTCGTTATCTTTGTCGGCACAGGCTCAATTCAGAACTCAAACGGTGAATCGTGTGGATGTAAAAAGCGGCATTACAACTCCCATGCCTGGAACGCTCGCTGAATTTCTAAGTCCTGAGAGATTCTACATGAATCAAAGTTACGGATTGACCTATTATACGGGAGGGAGTCAAAGCGGATCGGTTGGTATGTACACGAATTCACTCAATTTCAGATTGTCCAACCCCTTATTTTTGCGCGTGGATCTCGGCGTCATGCATCAGCCGTTCGGAGGACCGAAAGGCGTCAACGAACAAAATGCGCAATTTCTTCATGGGGCTGAATTGATCTATAAACCGAATAAAAGTTTTCAAATGCAGGTGGGATACAGCACGACGCCTTATTATAACAACGGATATGGTTTTTATCAAAGTCCTTTCGGGAACAGCGGCATGTATGACGCTTCGGCCTTTTCTCGGAAACCATGATTATTTCAATGTAATATAAGAAGTGATCGACTGACCTAACCCCGCGATGACGGGGTTATTTTTTTAAAGGAGAATTCAAGTCATGCTAAGAAAAATAAGACCGGATGAAGAAAATTTATCCGATCCTACATCGCCCGCTAATTCAGAACCTACAGGACGTCAGCCGTTTAAACCTTTGCCGTCGCGCACGGGCACCGATAAATTACTTAACATTTTAATTGGCGGCCTCGGGTTAATTGTGATTGCGCTTGTGATCTCGCTTATTATACGGCTAAATAGTTCGCCCGGCGGATCGGAGGGGCATGATGGGCAGCAAATGGAGGTAACTTCAACGGATGAAGCGGGCAATCAGGTGGAACAAAATGTCCAGGTCAAAAGCAAAACGGTTCGCGTGGAAGTTTTGAACGGCGCCGGCGTTCCCAAATTGGCATCCAGAGCGGCGGATTATCTGCGCGCAAAAGGATTCGACGTAGTCAAAACGGATAATGCGCCGCACGGAAATTTCAAAAAATCCGTCGTTCAAGATCGGATCGGCGATATTGACAAAGCGCGGGCCATCGCAAGTTCGCTCGGCATCGGAGAAGCGGGCGTTTTACAGCAAAAGAATCCGCAGCTTTATCTTGACGTCACGGTTATTCTGGGTCAGGATTACAAGACGCTCAAATTCATGACTTCCGGAAAATAATCCTGATGAAGGTTCGATCGACGGATAATTACAAGAATATTTTTCGTTATGAATTTGATAACGGACTCGTGCTGCTAACGAAGCCCGTCAAAGACCTGCCTATTATCTCATTTCGCGGATGTATCCGCGGCGGCGGCTCACTTGAATCGGACGCTCAAAGCGGTTTAACAAAAATGTTTTGTCTTCTGTTGAAGGCCGGAACCTCTTCCCGTACTGCCGTTACCATCGCGGATGAACTTGATTTCATGGGAACGTCTCTCCAGTTTAGCCCACATTACGACGCCGTTAATTTTTCTTTGTCCTGCTTGAGCAAACATTTTGAAAAGAGTTTGAATTGCACGGCAGATCTTTTGTTTAACTCAACTTTTCCAGATAATGAAATAGAACGGATACGCCGCACGGCCCTCGCCGCACTCAAACGCAAAGCCGATCAACCCTCGCAGGTTGCGTTCGATCAGTTTCAGGATTCGGTTTACGGCAATCATCCGTATCGCCGGTCATTGGACGGGTATGAGCAGAGTCTTCGGTCTTTGACGCAGGATGATATGGTAACATTCCATAAGAGTAACATGACCGCGGACAAGTTGATTTTGACCGCCGTCGGCGATTTTGATTCCGATGATCTCCAGAAATCCGTGACTAACCATTTCGAGGTTCCGGCAGCGATTGCAAAGGCGGATGAATTGCCGCATGTACAGAATCTGAATCTTAAAAAAACTCATATAATCCAGCGTGATATTACGCAGGCTAATATTTGTATGGGAAATATCGCGGTTAGACGAAAGTCAGATGATCACTACGCTTCCTTGCTGATGAATTATATTTTGGGCGGAGGCGGTTTGACTTCGCGTTTGACCCACCGTATTCGTACGCAAAAAGGCCTTGCGTATTCCGTACACTCATCCATGACAAAACGGCTTCTGGGCGGCACGTTTTCTGTCACTATGCAGACCAAAACAGAGAATGCGGGACACGCCGTTCAAACGATTGGGGAAGAAATGCTTCGGATACAAGACGAACCGGTCACGGATCTGGAAATTCAGGATGCAAAAAGTTTTTTTAAAGGGCATTTCCCTTTCAGAATTGAAACGATCGAGAATGAAGCGGCTTATACCGAGATGGCGGAATTTTACGGATTAGGCCTGGATTATCTCGACAGAGA of the bacterium genome contains:
- a CDS encoding insulinase family protein translates to MKVRSTDNYKNIFRYEFDNGLVLLTKPVKDLPIISFRGCIRGGGSLESDAQSGLTKMFCLLLKAGTSSRTAVTIADELDFMGTSLQFSPHYDAVNFSLSCLSKHFEKSLNCTADLLFNSTFPDNEIERIRRTALAALKRKADQPSQVAFDQFQDSVYGNHPYRRSLDGYEQSLRSLTQDDMVTFHKSNMTADKLILTAVGDFDSDDLQKSVTNHFEVPAAIAKADELPHVQNLNLKKTHIIQRDITQANICMGNIAVRRKSDDHYASLLMNYILGGGGLTSRLTHRIRTQKGLAYSVHSSMTKRLLGGTFSVTMQTKTENAGHAVQTIGEEMLRIQDEPVTDLEIQDAKSFFKGHFPFRIETIENEAAYTEMAEFYGLGLDYLDREAEAMDIVTKEDIQSAARKYLNPERFILSVAGHKEMLESQFKE